In Silene latifolia isolate original U9 population chromosome 6, ASM4854445v1, whole genome shotgun sequence, the genomic window CACTTTCGTTTTCGCCTGAAAGGTTTTTTGGACAGTGAAGTCGATGTCAAAAGTAGAGATTTTGATCTGATTCCCTTTGAAGCAGGAAGAAGGGTGTGCCCCTGGCATGCCCTGGCTCATAGGATGGTGCATCTTATGTTAGCACATCTTCTTTCAAGCTATACCCCTTAGAAGATGATCCAAGTACCCGACAACCAGGCAAGTAACTCCTTTGCTTTATGCATAAAAAGGAATAAATACCGTCTTATATTTCCTCTGTCCAATAAATCTTATTGGTTTTCATTTAAAGCGTCCATGAATGAACTTCCTACTTGTGATATATCTTCTTTTTTTATGTTATTTGCCATCAATATGGTTCGTGACGTCACATCATTTTAGCAATCAATCTATATTTCCGCTCAGATCTTAGTATCTTACTATGTGCGTCATGGTCTGCTATGCTTTTTGGTTGCTGAAATGAAAGAGTGATAAATTTCAACTCAGACTTATATAGAGTGTGTTGAAATTGAGCATCACCATGATCGGTGTTGTTGAGGGCTTAAAGGTGCTTGAATAAGATTAGTATTTTTTGGCCAACAGTATTACTTTCGTGTGTGGTTTAAGTACAAATATTTTTTCACAAATTATGTGCCGTACTGTAGTATAGTTGAATTGTGTAAGAGTTTGTTGGCGGAAGAGCACGACACAGAGAGAGGCCGGCCGTGGGTGAAAGTTCTTACTTGTGTCAGCAAAAGTATATCAGTAACATGTCGAGGAAAGTGAAAATTTACAACAGATACGGAGCCATTAATCTTAGTGACCCTAAATAATAATATACATAAGGAAGAAATATGCGAAAATTTAAATATGAACACTGTACAAGGTAAATAAAAGCTTTATTAGTGGACAAAGGGAGTAAAATATGAACTAAGAAACGAGGTATTAAGAAGTATGATTGTTCTTTGAATTGTTGGAAAAAGAGGTGTCTATTTGTATTGTTTCTCAAATTTAATTAACTTTTAATTATTTACTCTCGTAAAACACTTGATTTTAGTTATTTTGTTAAGCACACTCTTGACTGATGGTACCCTTCATTCCTCAAATAACAACAAAATATTGATAAATTTTTTTTTAGACGGATttatatttgaagtttaataaGACTAATATAATTAGTTTCATAATTAGTTTGAATATTGTCTTTTAAcatatttgaagtttaataataTCAATACTATTGTTCTGCTACTTCGATTCTGTGAAATTGCGTCACTTGTTCAAAATCCcctattttttttttgacaaatcgTGGAGGTTTTAGACTGTTAGATCCTCCTATGACCTATCCAGTCTGACAAGTGACCACTAacgacactttttttttttttttttttttttttttttttttttttttgcctctgTATTTCTAACACAAgagtaaggctgcgtacatccgatccccccttaccctgcaatttgcgggagccattgaggcactggggtaatgttgttgttgttgttgttgttgttgttgttgttgttgtattttgCATCTAGGCCTACCATTTATGTGGTCAAAATAAAGACACTAACTGTTTAGACGTGATACTTCAATTAATGAATATGAATTGAGCAAATACATGGCAGAGTTGGCCGATTACACTAAAACTACCTAAACAAGAAGTTCACGTGTTGTGATATTAGTAGACAAAGGGTGTAAAATATCAAGAACTCAGGAGCGAGCTATTAAGAAGTAGGatgaaataaagtaaaatgattTCTTAAATTGGTTGAGCTTCTTTTTATTGTGAAAAAGTAATCTTTAGATGCAGTTCTcgctgcaatttttttttttgttgacctATTTAGAAACAGTTTATTTTGTGTGTATTGTTTTTCAATTGTAGTTTTAATACGGAGTAATTTCTAGTTCTATTTGTTATTGATGTTTAATAATTGTCGAGTCCgacagctttttttttttttgaattttttgttttTGTAGTCAAAAAAAGGACACAAACTTTTATGAGTATTAATTGAGCAAAATGTACACACGGCAGAGTTGGCCAATTAAATTAAAACTACGTAGTTCTTTTATTGTCCGTATTGTATATTTCAACGTGCTTTGTGAATTTTCTAGTTGTCTTATCCTTTTGTATAAAGGGTTATTATGGATCTAGTTTTGATGGTAAACTTGTTTGACAAAGTTTCTACAACAATGGAACCTTACACCATATCTCTAATTCTCATCACCATAATCTTCGTCATCtttttcatcatcaaaatttGTCGAAATTCTACTAAATCCAAACTTCCTCCGGGACCTAAAGCATGGCCTATCATAGGCAACATACACCAGCTCGGCGACAGACCACATCGTTCTGCCGCCGAGCTATCAAAAAAATATGGTCCCATAATGTCTCTCAAGTTAGGGACTATTACGACTGTAGTAATATCATCCGCTGAAGTAGCAAAAGAAATGTTCATTAAGCACGACTTGACATTTTCTGGTAGAGCATTCCCGGATGCGACTAGGGTATCGAACCATCATAAGCATTCCATGGTTTTTCTCCCAGTAGGACAGAAATGGCGTAACCTAAGGAAAATCGCGGTGGTTCAGGTATTCACTAACCATCGTCTGGATTCGAGTGAGGGTTTAAGGCAAGAGAAAGTAAGGGAGCTAGTTGATCATGTACGAGATTGTTGTGAGAAAGGCCAGGTTGTCTTCCTAGGCAAGGCTGCTTTTACTACTTCGCTGAATTTATTGTCCAACACGTTTTTCTCAATCGATCTAGGTAGCCATGATTCGTCGAGTCTGCAAGAGTTTAAAGACAATGTTTGGCATGTGTTAGAATTATTTGGGAAGCCAAATGTTTCAGATTTTTTCCCGTTGGTTAGACACTTGGATTTGCAAGGTGTGTTGCGAAAGAATTCGGTTTATTATAATAAGGTGCTGGAAGTTTTTAATAGGATTATCGAGAAAAGATTGAGGGATGGTATCGCGGTTAAAGATGATGTTCTTGGTACTCTACTTAAGCTGGTTGAAGACAATGAGTTGAGCCTTGAAGATGTCAGACATATGCTCATGGTAAGCTTTCTGATACTCccttcgtctcaatcatttgttttattttgattaaaatgCCTCTCCTAAGAATAAAAAAAAGGTAACAAATGATCGGGATAGATTGAATAATTAAGAAGTGATTAGCAACTTTTTACAATTTGAGGTGCTTTCTTATTTCCAAATGTAGTTATACTCAATATTGTCTTTTGAATTAGAGTAGATTCTGTGTCCTATTTTATGTTTCATTGTATTTTCCTCGTGACACATGATGATAGTATCACAAGATAAAGGTAATGGAATAGAAGATGGGACAAAAAGTGGATAGATATGTCGATTCCTTTTGAATACCATATAATTGAGATTTAAGATAGTGAGACTATATTATGAACAGGTCGTCTCCTTTAAGACTGTGTTATCATAAATGGTCTGACTCAAGCTGACGTGTATCCGAGATGACCTGATAACAACACACCGTACCAGGACAGGACTTGAACTTCGACTCAAAGTGACCCGACCAATAACAACACATTGGGGTAATGGGAATTTAACACGCTAATATATCTTGATCACATGTATCACTTCTCATATTTACTTTTGGTGTGTATCAGGATCTATTTGGAGCCGGGACAGACACAACATCTAGCACATTAGAATGGGCAATGACAGAGTTACTGCGTAACCCAGAAAAAATGGCAAAAGCTCAAGAAGAACTAGACCAAATAATTGGCAAGAATACTGCAGCAATTCAAGAATCCGACATCTCAAAGTTACCATATATTCAAGCAGTGGTGAAAGAAACATTCAGGTTACACCCACCAACTCCATTGTTAGTACCCCGTAAAGCCGAAAAGGATGTAAAACTCTGTGGTTTCTTCGTTCCCAAGGATGCACAAATATGGGTCAACGTATGGTCCATGGGACGCGATTCAAGTGTATGGCCAAACGCTCTTTCATTTTTGCCTGAAAGGTTTATGGAAAGTGAAGTCGATTTTAAGGGCAGAAATTTCGAGTTAATACCATTTGGAGCAGGAAGAAGAATGTGTCCCGGCATACCACTGGCTCATAGGATGGTGCATCTAATGCTAGCAACTCTTATTCATTCTTTCAATTGGAAACATGCTCATGGATTATGTCCTAAAGATATAGATTTGGAGGAAAACTTCGGACTTACTCTACAAAAAGCTCAGCCACTTCAAGCTATACCCCTTATAAGATGATCCAAGTATTCGACTACACAGCTGACAAGTAACCGGGTTCTTTTATGCATTAAAATTTATAAATAACCGTCTTATAATTCCTCTGTCCGTCGATAAACTTCTTGGTTTTCATTCAAGGCGTCCATGATTGAATTTCCCACTTATGAGCAAAATGTACCAGGAAGTTTATTCGCAAACTTATGGAAGTAAAACCTTTGAAATGAGACTTATATGGAGTGTGTTTAAAATGAGCTTTCACTATGATCAGTATTGTTTTGGAGGCTTAAAAATGCTTAATAAGATTAGTCTTGTTTTTGAGTGGAATTTATGTACATATAGTTTTTCACCAATTATGTGTAGTATTGTAGTCGAGCTGAACTGTTTTAGAGTTTGTTGGCGAAAGAGCAAGAAGGAACAACACAGAGACTCAGAGAGATGCATTGGGAATGTTCTTACTTGTATGGGCATAACTATCATTAACATGTCGAGGGAAATGAAAGTCGATAAAAGATATGGAGTCGTTTATTTCAGTGACCATAAATAATAAACCGAAGGAAGAAATTAAATATTAGATGTAGGAACTTTAAATGTGAACGTTGTACGAGGAAAGTAAGCCCCTTATTAGTGGACAAAGGGTGTAAAATATGAACAACTCAGAAGCGAGCTATTAAGAAGTATGatgaaataaagtaaaatgacttCTAAAATTGGTCGAACTTCTTTTTATTGTGAAAAAGTAATCCTTAGATGCAGTTCTCGCTgcaatttttttttgttgggtTATTCAAAAACAGTTTATTTTGTATGTAATGTTTTTCATTTGTAGTTTTAATACGGAGTAATTTCTAGTTCTAATTGTTATTGATGTTTAATAATTGTCGAGTCCGACAgctatttttttttgaattttttgtttttgtggtcAAAAAAAGGACACAAATTTATGGTCTTAAAACTTAACTTTATGAGTATTAATTGAGCAAAACTTCCTACACAAGAAGTCGTGCATTGTGAATTTTCTAGTTGTCTTATCCTTTAGTAGTGTATAAAGGGTTATTATGGATCTAGTTTTGATGGTAAACTTGTTTGATAAAGTTTCTACAACAATGGAACCTTACACCATATCTCTATTTCTCATCTCCGTAATCTTCGTCATCTTTTTCGTCCTCAAAATCTGTCGAAATTCTACTAAATCCAAACTTCCTCCGGGACCTAAAGCATGGCCAATCATAGGCAACATACATCAGCTCGGCGACAAACCACATCGTTCTGTCGCCGAGCTATCAAAAAAGTATGGTCCCATAATGACTCTCAAATTGGGGACTATGACAATTATAGTAATATCATCCGCTGAAGTAGCAAAAGAAATGTTCCTTAAGCACGACTTGACATTTTCTGGTAGAGCATTCCCGGATGCGACTAGGGTATCGAACCATCATAAGCATTCCATGGCTTTCCTGTCAGTAGGACAAAAATGGCGTTACCTTAGG contains:
- the LOC141586019 gene encoding cytochrome P450 76AD1-like → MDLVLMVNLFDKVSTTMEPYTISLILITIIFVIFFIIKICRNSTKSKLPPGPKAWPIIGNIHQLGDRPHRSAAELSKKYGPIMSLKLGTITTVVISSAEVAKEMFIKHDLTFSGRAFPDATRVSNHHKHSMVFLPVGQKWRNLRKIAVVQVFTNHRLDSSEGLRQEKVRELVDHVRDCCEKGQVVFLGKAAFTTSLNLLSNTFFSIDLGSHDSSSLQEFKDNVWHVLELFGKPNVSDFFPLVRHLDLQGVLRKNSVYYNKVLEVFNRIIEKRLRDGIAVKDDVLGTLLKLVEDNELSLEDVRHMLMDLFGAGTDTTSSTLEWAMTELLRNPEKMAKAQEELDQIIGKNTAAIQESDISKLPYIQAVVKETFRLHPPTPLLVPRKAEKDVKLCGFFVPKDAQIWVNVWSMGRDSSVWPNALSFLPERFMESEVDFKGRNFELIPFGAGRRMCPGIPLAHRMVHLMLATLIHSFNWKHAHGLCPKDIDLEENFGLTLQKAQPLQAIPLIR